From the genome of Kiritimatiellales bacterium:
CTTCAACTTGCCGGGAAATTAAACCGGCCGGTGGTGGTCCATTGCGTTCATGCCTGGGGCAGGCTGTTTGAGATCATAAAAGAAAATCCGGCGCCGAACATTTTACTGCATGCCTATTCCGGCGCGACGGAACTCATCCCTGAACTCGCTGCTTTAAATTGCTGTTTTTCATTTAACGCCGGAATTATAAATCTGCACGCCAAACGTGTGCGCGCCGCCATTGCTGCTGTACCGGAACACCGACTGCTGCTTGAAACCGATGCACCGGATTTTACCCCTCCGGGGAAAACACCGCCCAACGAACCGGCGAATCTGAACTTAATTCTGCGCGTTGCCGCCGAACTCAGAAATCAATCCGAATCATCTCTCGCTGAAATCACATTCCGTAATACTGCAGAGTTTTTTAAATTTTAATCCCGGTAAAATCTTATTGATTTGTATATGTCAAAAATATACGTTTTATTGATATG
Proteins encoded in this window:
- a CDS encoding TatD family hydrolase, with product MKLFDAHCHLQDDRLFADLENIVARAGKSGVEKMICAGTSPADWNRVLECAQRFPHNIIPALGIHPWFVEGGTRPPGALQTLENLLIQNPAAAIGETGLDFQKRFTNREAQEKSFIAHLQLAGKLNRPVVVHCVHAWGRLFEIIKENPAPNILLHAYSGATELIPELAALNCCFSFNAGIINLHAKRVRAAIAAVPEHRLLLETDAPDFTPPGKTPPNEPANLNLILRVAAELRNQSESSLAEITFRNTAEFFKF